Proteins encoded by one window of Chondromyces crocatus:
- a CDS encoding SpoIVB peptidase S55 domain-containing protein has translation MVPLSLLAGAVCSVAVGVGLAEAVTDPSDVMPLSEVKPGMKGYGLTVFSGTTPEKFDVEVISTLRNFRPRQDLVLIKTPNHPRLTAARTVAGMSGSPIYLNGKMIGAYAYGWLFGVEAIAGVTPIRSMLDELARPVPKALIPGAGAPLPVARRVEAAPAEGRSEQMAQRFQGPAEAYDLNRHAKAVAARVAPALTPPESTGLSRASTPIMLGGFGGTSLKMAHDLLGPLGLDPLQAGGGSSMKPEADAPTKYVDGGAIGVEMVRGDVSAMGIGTVTRVSGDRLLAFGHPMLNGGLTNLPTAVAKVHWILASHNRSFKIGEAARSLGTLVNDRQAAIVVDTSRKAPVFPVALKIDGMPGAPHPVWNMEVAHDQFLAPAFVSMALGNALEATAAERVDLTWRAVSRVKIGRYGTISLVDFGAGNGSPLSSDDFSRSRLVRAMGSLLNNPWEQVVVERVDTQVKVSFGREVAQLRGAKVLSPELEVGEKARIRLDLQPYQGALESRVIEVPIPPELAGRDVEVEIQPGYDVERPLATPSNVAELVAMLPNQYFDAESMVATVKLRENGAAFQGKVASRLPPGAMDTLRPTSDSSAPETFGAMAYTTIPMQRFVVGKDTVTVKVRPVLR, from the coding sequence GTGGTGCCTCTGAGCTTGCTCGCAGGTGCCGTGTGCAGCGTGGCGGTGGGGGTCGGCCTCGCCGAGGCGGTGACGGACCCGTCGGACGTGATGCCGCTGTCCGAGGTCAAGCCCGGGATGAAGGGCTACGGGCTGACGGTGTTCTCGGGGACGACGCCGGAGAAGTTCGACGTGGAGGTGATCTCGACGCTGCGGAATTTCAGACCGCGTCAAGACCTGGTGCTGATCAAGACGCCGAACCACCCGCGGCTGACGGCGGCGCGCACGGTCGCCGGGATGAGCGGGAGCCCGATCTACCTGAACGGGAAGATGATCGGGGCCTACGCTTACGGCTGGCTGTTCGGGGTGGAAGCGATCGCCGGGGTGACGCCGATCCGCTCGATGCTCGACGAACTGGCGAGGCCGGTGCCGAAGGCGTTGATCCCCGGGGCCGGCGCGCCGTTGCCCGTGGCCCGCCGTGTGGAGGCGGCGCCAGCCGAGGGGCGCTCGGAGCAGATGGCGCAGCGGTTCCAGGGGCCGGCCGAAGCGTACGATCTGAACCGCCACGCGAAGGCCGTGGCGGCGCGCGTGGCGCCCGCGCTCACACCGCCGGAGAGCACGGGGCTGAGCCGGGCGTCGACGCCGATCATGCTGGGCGGCTTCGGGGGGACGTCGCTGAAGATGGCCCATGATCTGCTGGGACCGCTGGGGCTGGATCCGCTGCAGGCGGGGGGCGGTTCGTCGATGAAGCCAGAGGCGGATGCGCCGACGAAGTACGTGGACGGTGGCGCCATCGGCGTGGAGATGGTGCGCGGGGACGTGTCGGCCATGGGGATCGGCACGGTGACGCGCGTGTCGGGGGACCGGCTGCTCGCGTTCGGGCACCCCATGCTGAACGGGGGGCTCACCAACCTGCCGACCGCGGTGGCGAAGGTTCACTGGATCCTGGCGAGCCACAACCGGAGCTTCAAGATCGGGGAGGCCGCGCGCTCGCTGGGGACCCTGGTGAACGATCGGCAGGCGGCCATCGTGGTGGACACGTCGCGCAAGGCGCCGGTGTTCCCGGTGGCGCTGAAGATCGACGGGATGCCAGGGGCGCCGCACCCGGTGTGGAACATGGAGGTGGCGCACGATCAGTTCCTCGCGCCGGCGTTCGTGTCGATGGCGCTCGGCAACGCCCTGGAAGCGACCGCGGCGGAGCGAGTCGACCTGACCTGGCGCGCAGTGAGCCGGGTGAAGATCGGGCGCTACGGGACGATCAGCCTGGTGGACTTCGGCGCCGGGAACGGCTCGCCGCTCAGCTCCGACGATTTCTCGCGCAGCCGGCTGGTGCGAGCGATGGGATCGCTGCTCAACAACCCGTGGGAGCAGGTCGTCGTGGAGCGGGTCGACACGCAGGTGAAGGTGTCGTTCGGCCGCGAGGTGGCGCAGCTGCGGGGAGCGAAGGTGCTCTCGCCGGAACTCGAGGTCGGCGAGAAGGCACGCATCCGGCTCGATCTGCAGCCGTACCAGGGGGCCCTGGAGTCGCGGGTGATCGAGGTGCCCATCCCGCCGGAGCTCGCCGGCCGCGACGTGGAGGTGGAGATCCAGCCCGGCTACGATGTGGAGCGGCCGCTGGCGACGCCCTCGAACGTGGCGGAGCTGGTGGCGATGCTGCCGAACCAGTATTTCGATGCCGAGAGCATGGTGGCCACGGTGAAGCTGCGCGAGAACGGCGCGGCGTTCCAGGGGAAGGTGGCGTCACGGCTGCCACCCGGCGCGATGGACACGCTGCGGCCGACCTCTGACTCGAGCGCGCCGGAGACCTTCGGGGCCATGGCGTACACCACGATCCCGATGCAGCGGTTCGTCGTCGGCAAGGATACCGTGACCGTGAAGGTCCGCCCCGTGCTTCGCTGA
- a CDS encoding alpha/beta fold hydrolase → MDGALDPELTSYPYPFPVQFFSFTSQRQALRMAYMDVAPARPNGRVVLLLHGKNFSGAYWEPTIRALGERGFRVVVPDQVGFGKSSKPEAYQFTFQALAENTRALLDSLGVERVSVIGHSMGGMLAARWTLMMPKRTEKLVLVNPIGLEDWKLVVPYRSVDAWYQQELAATPESIREYQRTSYYDGTWKPEYERLIEIQAGWSRHPEFKRVAWNAALTYDMIFTQPVVYELQHIAVSTLLLIGQRDRTALGKAWASKEAAGTLGDYPALGRKAAQAILGSRLVELGGVGHLPQVEAFEAYRDALVPFLEAGGTAGKRGR, encoded by the coding sequence GTGGATGGAGCGCTCGACCCGGAGCTCACGAGCTATCCCTACCCGTTCCCCGTTCAGTTCTTCTCGTTCACCTCGCAACGCCAAGCGTTGCGCATGGCGTACATGGATGTCGCGCCAGCGCGCCCCAATGGACGGGTGGTCTTGCTCCTGCATGGCAAGAATTTCTCGGGTGCCTACTGGGAGCCCACGATCCGCGCGCTCGGCGAGCGAGGGTTCCGGGTGGTCGTCCCCGATCAGGTTGGTTTCGGCAAGTCGTCCAAGCCCGAGGCGTACCAGTTCACCTTCCAGGCGCTCGCCGAGAACACGCGCGCCTTGCTGGACTCGCTGGGCGTCGAGCGCGTCTCCGTGATCGGCCACTCGATGGGCGGCATGCTTGCGGCGCGATGGACGCTGATGATGCCGAAGCGCACCGAGAAGCTGGTGCTGGTGAACCCGATCGGGCTGGAGGACTGGAAGCTCGTGGTGCCTTACAGGTCCGTCGACGCCTGGTACCAGCAGGAACTCGCGGCGACGCCAGAGAGCATCCGGGAGTACCAGCGGACGAGTTACTACGACGGGACGTGGAAGCCCGAGTACGAGCGGCTCATCGAGATCCAGGCGGGCTGGTCCCGCCACCCCGAGTTCAAGCGCGTGGCCTGGAATGCGGCGCTGACGTACGACATGATCTTCACTCAGCCCGTCGTGTACGAGCTGCAGCACATCGCGGTGTCGACGCTGCTGCTCATCGGTCAGCGAGACCGAACGGCGCTGGGCAAGGCCTGGGCCTCCAAGGAGGCGGCGGGCACGCTCGGGGACTATCCGGCGCTCGGCAGGAAGGCAGCGCAGGCCATCCTGGGCTCACGGCTCGTGGAGCTTGGCGGCGTGGGACACCTGCCCCAGGTGGAAGCCTTCGAAGCGTACCGGGATGCGCTCGTACCGTTTCTGGAGGCTGGAGGAACCGCCGGGAAGCGCGGACGATGA
- a CDS encoding DsbA family protein yields the protein MCPQRLLPLVGALALFGVACTPKSEPSDHKPAASPEVSLSGVDTSALTPRERREWAAQVSELLAPCPDTPVSIAQCVKEQRACKSCLPAAQFLLKHVKAGRTKAEREEAFHSRFDATKTKTIVTDGSPTIGPPDAPITIVEWADFECPSCRVMMPVLDQVEKRFRGQVKVVFKFYPLASHPHGEIAARAAVAAMNQDKFWEMHHVMFERQDRLEQTDLERYARDLGLDLPRFKKDLTVEETTQRIEKDRKQADELGLTGTPMVFINGREVELQFLNSTYEDLEDWVKLDLELAGQTVAPAPKKVEAAKGETPPAGSAAPDTAPTTTPSGKPAAAGTASP from the coding sequence ATGTGTCCCCAGCGATTGTTGCCCCTGGTCGGCGCTCTGGCGCTCTTCGGGGTGGCTTGTACTCCCAAATCAGAGCCCAGCGACCACAAGCCGGCAGCGAGCCCCGAAGTCTCCTTGTCGGGCGTGGACACCTCCGCGCTCACGCCTCGTGAGCGACGAGAGTGGGCGGCCCAGGTCTCCGAGCTGCTCGCGCCGTGTCCCGACACGCCGGTGAGCATCGCCCAGTGCGTGAAGGAGCAGCGCGCTTGCAAGTCGTGCCTGCCGGCTGCGCAGTTCCTGCTGAAGCACGTGAAGGCCGGGCGCACGAAGGCGGAGCGGGAGGAAGCCTTCCACTCGCGCTTCGACGCAACCAAAACGAAGACCATCGTGACCGATGGCTCCCCGACGATCGGGCCGCCCGACGCGCCCATCACCATCGTGGAGTGGGCCGATTTCGAGTGCCCTTCTTGCCGGGTCATGATGCCGGTGCTCGATCAGGTCGAGAAGCGCTTCCGCGGCCAGGTGAAGGTCGTCTTCAAGTTCTATCCCCTCGCATCCCATCCGCACGGGGAGATCGCAGCACGCGCTGCGGTGGCCGCCATGAACCAGGACAAGTTCTGGGAAATGCACCACGTGATGTTCGAGCGTCAGGATCGGCTCGAGCAGACGGATCTGGAGCGCTATGCGCGCGATCTCGGCCTCGACCTGCCCCGGTTCAAGAAGGACCTGACGGTAGAGGAGACCACGCAGCGCATCGAGAAGGACCGGAAGCAAGCGGATGAACTGGGTCTCACGGGGACCCCGATGGTGTTCATCAACGGGCGCGAGGTGGAGCTCCAGTTCCTGAACAGCACGTACGAGGATCTCGAGGACTGGGTGAAGCTCGACCTCGAGCTGGCTGGCCAGACGGTCGCGCCGGCGCCGAAGAAGGTCGAGGCGGCGAAGGGTGAAACGCCGCCAGCCGGAAGCGCGGCCCCCGACACGGCGCCCACCACGACCCCGAGCGGCAAGCCTGCCGCAGCCGGGACCGCGTCGCCGTGA
- the gshB gene encoding glutathione synthase, with amino-acid sequence MRFVFVMDPLSTVHHEKDTTFAFIRAAQERGHESHHCLHRDLSISDGEAHAFVQKISISSAPPYIAFDAGAGRERVRLGDVDAIFIRKDPPFDRSYLYATLVLDHARKCPLIVNDPRSLRDANEKLYALNFPEWTPRTLVTADGEEIHAFARQYGSAVVKPLDGAGGVGVLRLTPGDKNGRAIVDMLTGEGRRLAMVQEYLPSVVAGDKRILLLDGEPLGSILRVPRSDDLRSNIHVGGSVVPTELTEREQAMVRALAPRLRADALHFVGLDVIGERLTEVNVTSPTGIQELSRFTNVDHAARVIAWAEERVRKVRG; translated from the coding sequence ATGCGCTTCGTGTTCGTGATGGATCCCCTGAGCACCGTCCACCATGAGAAAGACACGACCTTCGCGTTCATCCGAGCTGCTCAGGAGCGGGGGCACGAGAGCCATCACTGCCTTCACCGTGATCTGTCCATCAGCGACGGAGAGGCGCATGCGTTCGTGCAGAAGATCTCGATCTCCAGCGCGCCTCCGTACATCGCCTTCGACGCCGGAGCGGGGCGTGAGCGCGTGCGCCTCGGTGACGTCGACGCCATCTTCATCCGCAAGGATCCGCCGTTCGATCGCAGCTACCTCTATGCCACCCTGGTGCTGGACCACGCACGCAAATGCCCGCTCATCGTGAATGACCCGCGCAGCCTGCGGGATGCGAACGAGAAGCTCTACGCGCTGAACTTTCCCGAGTGGACGCCGCGGACGCTGGTCACGGCCGATGGGGAAGAGATCCACGCCTTTGCGCGCCAGTATGGCAGCGCGGTGGTGAAGCCGCTCGACGGAGCGGGCGGGGTGGGCGTGCTGCGGCTGACGCCGGGGGACAAGAACGGGCGGGCCATCGTCGACATGCTCACCGGCGAAGGGCGGCGTCTGGCGATGGTGCAGGAATACCTTCCTTCCGTGGTCGCGGGCGACAAACGGATCCTCCTGCTGGACGGGGAGCCGCTCGGGAGCATCCTGCGCGTGCCGCGGAGCGATGATCTTCGCTCCAACATCCACGTCGGAGGCAGCGTCGTGCCCACGGAGCTGACGGAGCGTGAGCAGGCCATGGTCCGTGCGCTCGCCCCACGGCTCCGTGCCGATGCGCTCCACTTCGTGGGGCTGGATGTCATTGGCGAGCGCCTCACCGAGGTCAATGTGACCAGCCCGACGGGGATTCAGGAGCTGAGCCGGTTCACGAATGTGGATCACGCTGCCCGGGTAATTGCCTGGGCGGAGGAGCGTGTGCGAAAAGTGCGCGGTTGA
- a CDS encoding 3'-5' exonuclease, with protein MGVAAEMDASAPWIDHPIAFIDVETTGRDPQNDRIIELGIVIGRGGVLQDPPFNWLIHPGRPIPPESSAIHGITDADVEGKPSFAEVAGEIVGALRSAIPAAYNASFDRAFVLAELERAGVRPSDPPPAMRREVDWIDPLTFAREVYKSEESRALGDMAARLGISLENAHRAKDDAAAALQVLYALARDPRVPRPYGSLIQEQRRLSRQQNEARKLWRRPS; from the coding sequence GTGGGCGTTGCCGCCGAGATGGATGCGTCGGCGCCCTGGATCGATCACCCGATCGCATTCATCGACGTGGAGACGACGGGTCGCGATCCGCAGAACGATCGGATCATCGAGCTGGGTATCGTGATCGGGCGCGGCGGCGTGCTCCAGGATCCGCCGTTCAACTGGCTGATCCACCCGGGTCGGCCCATCCCGCCGGAGAGCTCTGCGATTCACGGGATCACCGACGCCGACGTCGAAGGCAAGCCGTCGTTCGCCGAGGTGGCCGGCGAGATCGTCGGCGCGCTGCGGAGCGCGATCCCTGCCGCATACAACGCGAGCTTCGACCGGGCATTCGTGCTCGCCGAGCTGGAGCGCGCAGGCGTCCGTCCCTCCGATCCGCCGCCGGCGATGCGCCGAGAGGTGGACTGGATCGACCCGTTGACGTTCGCGCGTGAGGTGTACAAGTCGGAGGAGAGCCGAGCGCTGGGCGACATGGCGGCCCGGCTGGGGATCTCGCTGGAGAACGCGCACCGTGCGAAGGACGACGCGGCAGCCGCGCTGCAGGTCCTCTATGCGCTGGCCAGGGATCCTCGGGTGCCTCGGCCCTACGGCAGCTTGATCCAGGAGCAGCGTCGGCTCTCGCGTCAGCAGAACGAGGCACGCAAGCTCTGGCGACGGCCGAGCTGA
- a CDS encoding metallophosphoesterase, which yields MQRSVLSLVIFVLLFSAVLGGMHYYLWFRLVRTPELAQPLRRVLTWVFVALATSVPVGLMLMQRAPRPIGGVIAAVVYGWVGLTIVLFFLLVTMEFIRLGAHAVSALGGAPFNQERRTFLGRMLAGAAGVLGVGLGAAGLASALGEVAVRPVQVRLRKLPGSLSGFRIVQLTDIHVGPTIGRAWLEGIVERVNALKPDLVAITGDLVDGKVEDLRDEVAPLAKLQAKYGVFFVTGNHEYYSGADEWIAELGRLGVRVLRNERVSIGEGDESFDLVGVDDWTAKRFGNGHGPDLERALAGRDPSREVVLLAHQPKQVVQAAAMGVGLQLSGHTHGGQIFPWGYFVRLDQPHLEGLERRGETQIYVSRGTGYWGPPMRVGAPPEISLVELAREDTGTA from the coding sequence GTGCAGCGTTCGGTCCTCTCACTCGTGATCTTCGTGCTGCTGTTCTCCGCGGTGCTCGGAGGCATGCACTACTACCTGTGGTTCCGGCTGGTGCGCACGCCGGAACTCGCGCAGCCCTTGCGCCGGGTACTGACGTGGGTCTTCGTGGCGCTCGCCACGAGCGTGCCGGTGGGGCTGATGCTGATGCAGCGGGCGCCACGGCCGATCGGGGGCGTGATCGCCGCCGTCGTCTACGGGTGGGTGGGGCTCACCATCGTGCTGTTCTTCCTGCTGGTGACGATGGAGTTCATCCGCCTCGGCGCGCACGCGGTGTCCGCACTCGGGGGGGCGCCGTTCAATCAGGAGCGCAGGACGTTCCTGGGGCGGATGCTGGCCGGTGCTGCCGGTGTGCTGGGGGTCGGGCTGGGGGCGGCCGGGCTGGCGAGCGCGCTGGGAGAGGTCGCGGTGAGGCCCGTGCAGGTGCGGCTGCGGAAGCTGCCAGGGTCGCTGTCGGGGTTCCGGATCGTTCAGCTCACCGACATTCATGTGGGGCCGACGATCGGTCGGGCATGGCTCGAGGGGATCGTGGAGCGCGTGAACGCCCTGAAGCCCGATCTGGTGGCCATCACCGGGGACCTGGTCGACGGGAAGGTGGAGGATCTGCGCGACGAGGTGGCGCCGCTCGCCAAGCTCCAGGCGAAGTACGGGGTGTTCTTCGTGACGGGGAACCACGAGTACTACTCGGGCGCAGACGAGTGGATCGCGGAGCTGGGGAGGCTCGGGGTGCGGGTGCTGCGCAACGAGCGGGTGTCCATCGGGGAAGGCGACGAGAGCTTCGATCTGGTGGGCGTGGACGACTGGACGGCGAAGCGGTTCGGCAACGGGCATGGGCCCGATCTGGAGAGGGCGCTCGCCGGGCGGGATCCGTCGCGCGAGGTGGTGCTTCTGGCGCATCAGCCGAAGCAGGTGGTGCAGGCGGCCGCGATGGGGGTGGGGCTGCAGCTGAGCGGGCACACACACGGGGGTCAGATCTTCCCGTGGGGGTACTTCGTGAGGCTGGACCAGCCGCACCTGGAGGGGCTGGAGCGGCGCGGAGAGACGCAGATCTACGTCAGCCGAGGGACGGGGTACTGGGGGCCGCCGATGCGCGTGGGCGCGCCACCGGAGATCTCGCTGGTGGAGCTGGCGCGGGAAGACACAGGGACGGCTTGA
- a CDS encoding response regulator transcription factor → MRSVLYRFPDLEQFEQVLQGAELDAELDLGVPAGVTVDDGEWVLAIFELGSSGRATSAAARVAISPEGARLNFEPRDWLRLAHFARTEAPRPSSQVDSEELFREPATPAPGSSTSARRSSAPPRPQGAGLRPSRPPPPNARVLIVDDDPDIRELVAVMLEAVALRVSSVSSAEDALARVRDEAFDLVVLDWNLPRMSGLELCRLLRREPNLSEIPVLFLTANAASQDMVEAFASGADDYVVKPFRAPELGARIFSLLRRVRRP, encoded by the coding sequence GTGAGAAGCGTCCTTTACCGCTTCCCCGATCTGGAGCAATTCGAGCAGGTCCTCCAGGGCGCCGAGCTCGACGCGGAGCTGGATCTAGGGGTTCCTGCTGGGGTCACGGTCGACGACGGGGAGTGGGTGCTCGCCATCTTCGAGCTCGGCAGCTCGGGGCGGGCCACCTCGGCGGCTGCGCGCGTGGCGATCTCACCGGAGGGGGCGCGCCTCAATTTCGAGCCTCGGGACTGGCTTCGCCTCGCCCACTTCGCCCGCACCGAGGCCCCCCGACCGAGCTCTCAGGTGGACTCGGAAGAGCTGTTTCGTGAGCCAGCTACCCCGGCTCCAGGCAGCTCCACCAGCGCGCGCCGCTCCAGCGCTCCCCCCCGGCCTCAGGGCGCCGGATTGCGTCCCAGTCGCCCTCCGCCCCCGAATGCTCGCGTCCTCATCGTGGACGACGATCCCGACATCCGGGAGCTGGTCGCCGTCATGCTCGAAGCGGTCGCCCTTCGTGTCTCCAGCGTTTCCAGCGCCGAGGATGCCCTGGCACGCGTGCGTGACGAGGCCTTCGATCTCGTCGTGCTCGACTGGAACCTCCCTCGGATGAGCGGCCTCGAACTCTGCCGCCTCCTTCGCCGCGAGCCTAACCTCTCCGAGATCCCGGTCCTCTTCCTCACGGCCAACGCCGCCTCGCAGGACATGGTCGAGGCCTTCGCCAGCGGCGCCGACGACTATGTCGTGAAGCCTTTCCGCGCGCCCGAGCTGGGAGCGCGCATCTTCAGCCTGCTTCGACGCGTCCGTCGCCCCTGA
- the folK gene encoding 2-amino-4-hydroxy-6-hydroxymethyldihydropteridine diphosphokinase — protein sequence MNRARRIVLGMGSNLGDRPATLASAMAALRSDPAFSVLAESPRYETPPAGGPPQPDYLNAAALLASELPALDILDRVLAIERAHGRIRPDPVRWGPRTLDLDVLWIEGEIHALPELVVPHPRLEQRPFALRPLLDVAPDARDPRSGEFYVSLPAAHAPIRRVP from the coding sequence ATGAACCGCGCACGCCGCATCGTTCTCGGCATGGGCTCGAACCTCGGCGATCGACCAGCCACCCTTGCTTCGGCGATGGCCGCTTTGCGCTCGGACCCTGCCTTCTCGGTCCTCGCCGAGTCGCCGCGTTACGAGACCCCACCTGCAGGTGGTCCTCCCCAGCCTGACTACCTCAACGCTGCAGCGCTGCTCGCGAGCGAGCTGCCGGCCCTCGACATCCTCGATCGCGTGCTCGCCATCGAGCGCGCCCACGGCCGCATCCGGCCCGATCCCGTGCGCTGGGGACCGCGCACGCTGGATCTCGACGTGCTCTGGATCGAAGGAGAGATCCACGCCCTGCCAGAACTCGTCGTTCCGCATCCACGGCTCGAACAGCGCCCCTTCGCGCTCCGGCCCTTGCTGGACGTCGCGCCGGACGCCCGCGACCCCCGAAGCGGTGAATTCTACGTCTCCCTCCCGGCGGCGCACGCGCCGATCCGCCGCGTGCCTTGA
- a CDS encoding OmpP1/FadL family transporter, whose amino-acid sequence MALLRNCPTLRRGSVRAIPFALALLGTALWADSAHATGFSTARFGAEHGNPVTPNATAIYYNPASLAETTGYNIFVDGSLALRSASWLHDADPGDSSVAGANTGSASLFNAVAAPMIGASAKFGDFAIGAGFYVPFGGQASWNKNDAFENNPDYAGPVDGVQRWHTISGAIQSMYFSLGAAYKLPFGLSIGLSGNLIRSSASTLRARNLDGSNTLAMEGRSLLDVSGLQASFGAGLMYEAMKDKLWFGASYQARPNINGQVKLDGTLRNNFSGTMTEDAVTLHQGLPDVIRLGARFKPTDYLELRLFGDLTRWSAMKSQCIALEGETCEVNEDGSPAEGSTPLANLPRNWSDGFGIRAGLSYWPTETAELFSGIGYDSNVVPDETLEPTLTDFHDVSVAIGGRFALGKHLALAASYTHFFYVQRDTTGLSTLAEQASPSRAPDSGGVYSQTLGVFNVNLNVAF is encoded by the coding sequence ATGGCCCTGCTCCGCAACTGCCCCACGCTCCGCCGCGGCTCCGTACGCGCGATCCCCTTTGCCCTCGCCCTGCTCGGCACCGCGCTCTGGGCGGACTCCGCTCACGCGACGGGGTTCAGCACCGCCCGTTTCGGAGCCGAGCACGGCAATCCGGTCACGCCGAACGCAACGGCCATCTATTACAACCCGGCGAGCCTCGCGGAGACCACCGGGTACAACATCTTCGTCGATGGCAGCCTGGCGCTGCGCAGCGCCTCCTGGCTCCACGACGCGGACCCGGGCGACAGCTCCGTTGCCGGCGCGAACACGGGCTCGGCGTCGCTGTTCAACGCGGTCGCAGCACCGATGATCGGCGCCTCGGCGAAGTTCGGCGACTTCGCCATCGGCGCAGGCTTCTACGTGCCGTTCGGAGGTCAGGCGAGCTGGAACAAGAACGATGCCTTCGAGAACAACCCCGACTACGCCGGTCCCGTGGACGGAGTGCAGCGGTGGCACACCATCTCTGGTGCGATCCAGTCGATGTATTTCTCGCTCGGCGCGGCGTACAAGCTCCCCTTCGGGCTGAGCATCGGCCTCTCCGGAAACCTGATCCGTTCGAGCGCGAGCACGCTCCGAGCTCGTAATCTCGACGGCTCGAACACGCTGGCGATGGAGGGTCGCTCGCTGCTCGATGTGAGCGGCCTGCAGGCGAGCTTCGGCGCCGGCCTGATGTACGAGGCCATGAAGGACAAGCTGTGGTTCGGGGCGTCGTACCAGGCACGTCCGAACATCAACGGTCAGGTGAAACTGGATGGCACGCTGCGGAACAATTTTTCCGGCACCATGACGGAGGATGCCGTCACGCTGCACCAGGGCCTGCCGGACGTCATCCGGCTCGGCGCGCGCTTCAAGCCGACGGATTACCTGGAGCTGCGGCTCTTCGGCGATCTGACCCGCTGGAGCGCGATGAAGAGCCAGTGCATCGCCCTCGAAGGAGAGACCTGCGAGGTGAACGAGGACGGCAGCCCGGCCGAGGGCTCGACGCCGCTCGCGAATCTGCCTCGGAACTGGAGCGATGGCTTCGGGATCCGGGCTGGCCTGAGCTACTGGCCCACGGAGACCGCTGAGCTGTTCTCCGGCATCGGCTACGACTCCAACGTGGTTCCGGACGAGACACTGGAGCCCACGCTCACCGACTTCCACGACGTCTCGGTGGCCATCGGCGGCCGGTTCGCTCTCGGCAAACACCTGGCGCTCGCCGCCTCGTACACCCATTTTTTCTACGTGCAGCGAGATACCACGGGCCTGAGCACGCTGGCGGAGCAAGCCAGCCCCTCACGAGCTCCGGACTCGGGCGGTGTCTACAGCCAGACGCTCGGCGTGTTCAACGTGAACCTGAACGTGGCGTTCTGA